A stretch of Zootoca vivipara chromosome 13, rZooViv1.1, whole genome shotgun sequence DNA encodes these proteins:
- the LOC118078094 gene encoding vomeronasal type-2 receptor 26-like has translation MTKFYQHILVLAFAEKEINENPNILPNVTLGFHIYDSYYDARMTYRTMLDLLFKSNSFFPNYKCDTQKNLLASIGGLGSDTSFHMADALRIYKIPQLTYGSFPPEERDSSQVPSFYRMVPNEAHQYMGIISLLKHFGWTWVGLFAVNDNSGEYFLKTLEPLLSQNGICSAFTQRIPKLLHFDNLDEMYDMYALFMDAKATTFIVYGESQTITGLRAIIFLRDPTNKEKASLKKLHHFIHDISFNNSAGETVSFSENREMQGGFDIMNMITFPNKSFIRLKIGWVNPNAFDGKEFNIHEDIIMWHNGFNQMMPVSICSESCHPGNQKKMMEGQKFCCYDCTPCPEGKISNQNDMDDCFGCPEDQYANKKKNGCIPKTIKFLSYEEPLGFSLAALALCFSLITTLVLGTFVQHKDTPIVKANNRDLTYALLIALLLCFLSSLLFIGHPGKVTCLLRQPTFGIVFSVAVSCVLAKTITVVVAFMATKPGSSMRKWVGKRLANTIVLSGSLIQAIICTVWLKMSPPFPALDSVAEETIVQCSKGSVTMFYCVLGYMGLLALASFIVAFAARKLPDSFNEAKFITFSMLLFCSVWLSFFPTYLSTKGKSLVVVEIFSILSSSDGLLGCIFAPKCYVIVLKPELNKKEQLIRRMKCRY, from the exons ATGACTAAATTCTACCAGCACATTCTTGTCTTGGCATTTGCTGAGAAAGAAATCAATGAGAACCCAAAcatcttgcccaatgtcacacTTGGCTTCCACATCTATGATAGCTATTATGATGCAAGGATGACCTATCGGACCATGCTGGACCTGCTCTTCAAATCAAACAGCTTtttccccaactacaaatgtgacaccCAGAAAAACCTCCTAGCTAGTATTGGGGGACTTGGCTCTGACACCTCCTTCCACATGGCAGATGCGTTAAGAATCTACAAGATCCCACAG CTCACATATGGTTCGTTTCCCCCGGAGGAGAGGGATTCAAGTCAGGTTCCTTCTTTTTACCGCATGGTGCCTAATGAAGCCCACCAGTACATGGGTATTATCAGTTTGCTTAAGCATTTTGGATGGACGTGGGTTGGGCTATTTGCTGTGAATGATAACAGTGGGGAATATTTCCTCAAGACCCTGGAGCCCCTGCTTTCTCAAAATGGAATTTGTTCAGCCTTCACACAAAGAATCCCAAAACTACTCCATTTTGATAACTTGGATGAAATGTATGATATGTATGCACTATTTATGGATGCTAAAGCCACAACATTTATTGTTTATGGAGAATCTCAGACAATTACAGGACTGAGAGCTATTATATTTTTGCGAGATCCTACAAATAAGGAAAAGGCATCACTTAAGAAG CTCCACCATTTTATCCATGacatttcatttaacaactcaGCTGGAGAAACAGTGTCCTTTAGTGAAAACAGAGAAATGCAAGGTGGATTTGACATTATGAACATGATCACATTCCCAAATAAGTCTTTCATCCGTTTGAAAATAGGATGGGTGAATCCTAATGCTTTTGATGGAAAAGAATTCAACATTCACGAGGACATAATTATGTGGCACAATGGTTTCAACCAG ATGATGCCTGTCTCTATATGCAGTGAATCCTGCCACCCTGGTAATCAGAAGAAAATGATGGAAGGAcagaaattttgctgctatgattgtactCCATGTCCAGAGGGGAAGATTTCAAACCAGAATG ACATGGATGACTGCTTCGGATGCCCTGAAGATCAGTAtgcaaacaagaagaaaaatggatgcaTCCCTAAAACTATCAAATTTCTTTCTTACGAGGAACCTTTAGGGTTTAGTTTGGCCGCACTTGCTCTTTGTTTTTCCCTGATCACAACTTTGGTGCTAGGAACATTTGTTCAGCACAAAGACACTCctattgtcaaagccaacaacagggatCTCACCTACGCTCTCCTCATTGCCCTTCTACTATGTTTCCTCTCATCTCTTCTATTCATTGGACACCCtgggaaagtgacctgccttcttcGACAACCAACTTTCGGCATTGTCTTCTCTGTGGCTGTTTCCtgtgtgttggccaaaaccatcaccGTAGTtgtagctttcatggccaccaagccaggctCCAgtatgaggaagtgggtggggaaaagactggccAACACCATTGTCCTTTCTGGGTCACTCATTCAAGCAATTATTTGTACTGTGTGGTTGAAGATGTCTCCCCCATTCCCTGCTCTAGACTCAGTAGCAGAAGAAACCATTGTGCAATGTAGTAAAGGGTCTGTGaccatgttttactgtgtccttGGCTACATGGGCCTCCTGGCCCTTGCCAGCTTCATTGTGGCATTTGCAGCTCGCAAATTaccagacagtttcaatgaagccaaattcattactttcagcatgttgctgttctgcagtgtttggctgtctttTTTCCCAACctatctgagcaccaaagggaaatccttggtggtggtggagatcttctccatcttgtccTCCAGTGATGGGttactgggctgcatctttgccccGAAATGCTACGTCATTGTGCTGAAACCTGAGCTTAACAAAAAGGAGCAACTAATAAGGAGAATGAAGTGCAGGTATTGA